The genomic stretch GTTTTATCAGGAACAagcagataggtacctaccacgaaatttaaaataagtgaggAACAAAGGAGTCGCGgaattccatttatttatttgactggaaaaaaaatattgcaagtaCTGTCGAACTAAACACTGTGTATTTGTTAAAATTTACctatgatatttatattttttcagagAAAAGCATTCAATTCGAAGAAGATGCGAGTGACGTCCAGTCTCGAGATACggaagaaataatttatagagCGGGAAATGATACAGACGATACAAACGAGCTTCCACCATGTGATAATTTATCAgaacataatataaatgtagTTAGAAATATATCTACTTCTAgtttaaaaacagaaaaaggTATTGTTACCCTTAATGCCTTTGACTTGGCATCTGTATATGTGTTGGTTAGGCATCGATATTATATGAACATAATttaaggtaatttaattttagggTGTTTAGTAGTGTTTGTCTCAGCATTTAATTTCAAGTTGTATACTTTATATATTCTGTATATTTACTTTGTATACTTTTATGTCAGTGTTCTCAAACCTAAAACTAACTACTTAGGTTatcaaatacatttattacttcttacctaattattataatttatatttagtaggTATAGGTTACTGTGGTGAAACGGCCATTGGCCTTTTATAGAAACGAATAAAAGCACGTAAGTGcttaaaccttcaagaaaataaaaacgataCCTGCGCTTGGTAGGTATCGTGTGATAAGGCGTGCAGTTCATGCATGTCTACACTATAGAGTGCAAGTTTAACATAACATAGCGAcaaaagtttttagttttatattagttGCATATCAAGTCAACTACAGACAGTGACCTTGTCCACCATTCATGTTTAAAGTGCCTTGGGTAAATGTAATGGAACTGTCTTTTAATAACAACTAACACGAAACGCTATAGAACTTTCCATATTTACCTAATTGGTAGATACGTGCTTaagtaaagttattatttatcattaaaatgatTTGACTTGATTTATTATTACCACACATTTCAGACAATCAAGAAGACAGACATAGTAGTGAAATGATACTTAATAAAACAGTATCAAGCGCTACATTACACGAAGAGGAAAGTCCGCCTAAACTAGAAGAAGTGGTAGAAAAAGTAGTAGAACTACATTCTTCAGAAGATCTTAATGAAATCAAACCTGAAAACAAACATGACGAAACTGCAGGGGAAACAGAAAATAACGATAACGATAAGACCAAAGAAAGTAATATCCAAGATAGTGAAACACATGATGATGAGAAACAGGACACGCAAAAgtgagtaggtacttactacaatattattttctaatttactGACCATGGTTGTTGGATAACatatagtaatttataaa from Spodoptera frugiperda isolate SF20-4 chromosome 4, AGI-APGP_CSIRO_Sfru_2.0, whole genome shotgun sequence encodes the following:
- the LOC118272614 gene encoding uncharacterized protein LOC118272614 isoform X3, which gives rise to MGCTSSAPNMANSSKSEKSIQFEEDASDVQSRDTEEIIYRAGNDTDDTNELPPYNQEDRHSSEMILNKTVSSATLHEEESPPKLEEVVEKVVELHSSEDLNEIKPENKHDETAGETENNDNDKTKESNIQDSETHDDEKQDTQNVDGPEEATSPSQSESSRATRWEALADIAAELPPSLTVDPVTGQIYALSK
- the LOC118272614 gene encoding uncharacterized protein LOC118272614 isoform X4, with the translated sequence MGILLAEKSIQFEEDASDVQSRDTEEIIYRAGNDTDDTNELPPYNQEDRHSSEMILNKTVSSATLHEEESPPKLEEVVEKVVELHSSEDLNEIKPENKHDETAGETENNDNDKTKESNIQDSETHDDEKQDTQNVDGPEEATSPSQSESSRATRWEALADIAAELPPSLTVDPVTGQIYALSK
- the LOC118272614 gene encoding uncharacterized protein DDB_G0289357-like isoform X2; its protein translation is MGILLAEKSIQFEEDASDVQSRDTEEIIYRAGNDTDDTNELPPCDNLSEHNINVVRNISTSSLKTEKDNQEDRHSSEMILNKTVSSATLHEEESPPKLEEVVEKVVELHSSEDLNEIKPENKHDETAGETENNDNDKTKESNIQDSETHDDEKQDTQNVDGPEEATSPSQSESSRATRWEALADIAAELPPSLTVDPVTGQIYALSK
- the LOC118272614 gene encoding uncharacterized protein DDB_G0289357-like isoform X1, with product MGCTSSAPNMANSSKSEKSIQFEEDASDVQSRDTEEIIYRAGNDTDDTNELPPCDNLSEHNINVVRNISTSSLKTEKDNQEDRHSSEMILNKTVSSATLHEEESPPKLEEVVEKVVELHSSEDLNEIKPENKHDETAGETENNDNDKTKESNIQDSETHDDEKQDTQNVDGPEEATSPSQSESSRATRWEALADIAAELPPSLTVDPVTGQIYALSK